The nucleotide window gatggaaggatagagagagaggaaacaaaaatgaaaacagaatgaaaaagagggggaaaaactCAGTTCTCCGACAGGAAACCTCTGTGCCTTGCAAAAGGTGTGTATCACCGCACCCAGctgtgcgcacacacacctaGGTACCTGGCTCTAGACACCAGCAGCACTGGGCCggacgctgtgtgtgtgagctccaCTCTACGAGTCCTCCATCTGCCTCCCTAAGCCCTACTCCTTCTCCTGATCTCTCCTGACTTCCTAGAGGCCCATACACATCGTCCCTAAGGGACACTGGAGGACAGAAAACCCAACAAGGGATGATGTGCCGTGTTGTGTGTGCCAAGAGATACAACAAAATATACACCCTGATCAAGTTATACCAAACACGTGTCTAAGTGTATGCGTTTACCATGTTGGGGGGAACTTTGTGCAGGGGGCGGGCCTTGCTGGTCTCGAACTGCTGTCTTTAACATTTCCACGTTGGACTTGAACTCATCGAGCAGATTCCGTGCCCAGCCCTCTCTGGTCTTGGTGGCCTCGCTGTAGTGCATCCAGTGGACACAACTGTCACCTGGAGAGGTcggagaggaggagaatgagTACAAGTAGCTGTATCTCCGTTACATCTTTTGATTCTGGTTATGCTTACCAAGATactgttctttttttatatgcattttaattttttagacctatattgtttcatttccttctgttttttgtatacttgtgtttttgttattttcatcattATCCTTTGATggaattgttttaaaaagatatGGAAAGTAGAAGGCTTTTATGTTTTGTACACTGCCTTagtaaattcaaataaaaattaataagaCCCCATATTTGTGAGAGCTGCACCAAGGTATGTGTAGGCATCCTTCAAATGCACGCAATCTTCACAAACGTGGCAAGATGAGATATGAGATATGCTCGGACCAAGACAAAAGCCTAAAAATAAGATGCGGTGTTGGGAAAATAATCTGTACTGCAGGATTCATACCTGCTCTGTGGAAAGGGTAGTAGTCCAGAGTGATGGAGCTGAAGGAAAGCTGCATGGCTCCACCCGTTATCCTCCTATTGATCACTGCACAGagggaagaaagacagaaaaataatcgtAGCTCTTTAttacaatgttaaaaaaacagcttggtggcaaaaaaatatgaatgaaagaCTTTTAAGGTAATGTGCATGTAGATCTGTGCATGTGCTACCTTTGTCCTGAGCGTGGATGTCGTCACAGATgtgcaggtccaagtgtgtgatCTGGAGGTGGTGGGACGTCTCGCATACATCGTAGGCGCTGAACAGCTTGGCCATGGTTGCACTCTGGTCAGCTGCGGTGGACGCCTGCTGGGTGCGCACTTGCTGGGCTGAGGGGGGCGCCGACGCCTcctgcacatgcacaaaaaaatagCAGATTCAATGATTAGTACTGAAGTTTTAGATGCTGATTGTGTTGTTGATGCTTGTGATGGTGGTCCTTGTGTGTCGTTGTATTTAGTCTGGTAATATTGCTGCAATGCTCAAATCTTCCAGCAGATGGCGCTTTCCACCAAACTACAGAAAGCACATTGGCCACTGTATTTTCCATGGGACTTGCAGAGGTGAGAATTTGTGTGGGCGATTAATGTGCATCTTgtaagtgtttgtgttgaagaAGCCAAAAATAGGGCAGACTgacagacactgacagagagagatgaagatgtTGTAGGCAGATAGACGCCATATGGCATCagggagagacacagacaggggCAGACATGATTTCCGTGGACACAAGGACAAACTATCAGACCATGACGTTGCTCATCCACAGAGGGTGGAATTAGGGCATGGACAGGGAAAGGGAGGgggaaatgttgaaaatgtgaaaaggtGAAGGTAAGACAGATAGAGGAATTAAAAATAATCGCTGTATTTGCGGATATCTGTGTGAGACGGTCATGTGTGCACCTGGTCTTCCGTGGCCATGCTCTTCCTCTGCTGTGCGGACTTCTCCATGGCCTCGCTCAGAGACTTGGCATACTGCACCATGGCTTTGAGCTGGGAGTCAGTCAGCACCCAGAGCAGGTCGTCCAGGACCAGAATCAGCTTGGAGGCCACCACGTTACAGTCCTTAATCTGCGTCAGGTAGAGCCGGTTGGTATAAACATGCATTATGCAGGTAGAGGTAGCCTGAGAGCTCCGATTAGTGTAACATGACACTCGGAGGGAAATTCTCTTATTGTGTGAGGTCTTCATTTATAACTCAACTCAATGGGACTGTACTGAACTGCTTGTTCCTGACTCTGAATACAACACCTTAAGCACAGCACATTACATATTCTTTATCAGGTAAATCCCAAACAGAAGATCCctttttacaatatgaactACAACTGCACATTTGGGCTAGTTGTTAAGTTTTTCGTGATAAATTCTTCATTCAGCAGTTCTGTAAAAGCCTAACGAAACAAATGGGGTTAATTACTTTCACACAGCCGTCTTTGTGCAATTTATGCTGCATTACAAAAAAATCTCCATGTCTCCATAACAGACATTaatagtgttttttgtttgaatgcACACTGGCCGTTTGATGAATCGCTGGTGTTGGCCCTGCAGCATGTGAGCCCTTACAGAGGGATTATTGTTCAGGGTGATGCTTAGAGCAGTCGCCGTTAAAAGACTGGTCCATCAAATTTCTTAAAATGGATCTATTCAAAGgatgtacttgtgtgtgtgtgtgtttgaggctgACCCGTCTCTTGAGAGTGACTCGGATCTTGGACTGGTTGGTGATGAGGCGAATGGGGGCGCTCAACATCTCATGCTCGGCGCTCTGGATGGCGTCTGCCTCGATGCGGATCATCTGCCAGCTGATCTCCTTGAAGGTCAGGATCTGGGCCGAACAGACATGTCAGTACGACAAAGACAGGACTAGTTTTTGGAATAAAAAGAATGACTGAATACTGACCTCTCCCCTCTGAGGGTCCTGAATGCGGGTGAATCGCAGGTCACTGATGCTCCAGCTGGTGTTGACGCTGTAGACCTGCAGCTGGGAGAGCTCAAAGGAGGCGTTAAAGGCCTTGGCACTGATCCTGATGACGATGGAGTTGATCGACAGTGACATCCCTTCTACCACCTTCTCTGCAAAGCCATATTCACTACACGggggacagacagatggacaagGGTTGAGAGAAAGTAAGGTAAAAAAGGTGATTTCAAGCAACTTATTTCGATCCAGGCAAGGAAAGGAGGCTCTTCTCCCAAATGCACATAATGGAGCTACAAGAAGCACAACAGAAACGACCGCAGTGCTCACCTTTGTCCTGATGCCGTTGCTATGGGAGACGGGCCATTAGGGGGACGGGGCTCATCACAGGTACTCATCTCCATTTCCACTTTATCCAGGGTCTGCAAGCAAGTAATGGGCTTAACTTCACATCCCGGTGACCAATGtctttataaatatattatatatatccGTGTCATGTTTTTAGTCGTAGCGCTATCTTTTACATGATCTTTCACAGGAATACTGTCCGGCTGCTGCAGCCATTTccataaaacatatttacaggATACACCAATCCACTTTCGTATATACTTAATAAAATTCGTAGTAATTATTTTCAAAGTGAGTTAGCTAACTGCTCATTTATATCACTGGTGTGCAGGTTTTTAAACATCGGTAAACCCACTAAAAATTTGTGATCGGCGGCTTTCCCATTGCAAGAAgacaagtttgcctttctgtttgttttttttcttgtgtttcacGTTCGGCATCACAAATGCATCAGGAAAACAGTAAACAGAGCTGATGATGGACGTAGCTagggagtgagacatcttgcatCTTTCTCATCTTTGTTGCGCAGTACCAATCAGGCAGCTGGCAGTAGCCTGGCAGTAGCCACGGCTGTCTGGCAGTAGCTGTGCTACACATTGCCAGGCAAGCCTGGCAACAGCAGTATGTGGACACACCCTTGGAAGTGAGCCGCAGCCGTTAAGCAACGCAGGCGTCCTGCACTGCAGACGCAGGATGTGTGTTCTACCCGTTAGGGGTTTTTTGTTTAGTGTGAAAGttcagcctggcaccatttcctTCAGCTTTCACGTCTCCTTCATAGACTTAcagtttgtcctgtgttgttagTAGTTATGATGAGGAAAATGAACGGCTACGGGCGGGAAAAGTTGTTGGTTTCcactgaaataaattaattaataaagttGTGCACATATTTATAATCCATACACAAACTAGACTGTGGATTCTGAATGGGTATGTGGGTCGGTGACGTCAGTTCGATATCCGATGATTGAAGTGCGCCAATATCGGCGCCCAATACAGACACTGGATCAGTAGGTAATAACTCTAATACTCACTACCTGTTTGTCTTAATGCCCATGTACTTTGCACTtctttccagtgtttttctcGCTGTAAGATAAGCGCGCCAATCAGCTAAACACAATGTACACTGCAGTACACTTCAGTTGTGTAGGATGAAGATGCTGAAGCCACCTCCATTGTTCACTTTCACATGAGTAGTCGCTTGTCTAGTAAGGTAAAACGCCTTGAAACTCAGTGAATTATACAATCTGCCAGGCAACCAGCATTCAGTTTAGTGACAAACAACAGATTAAATATTGTGCTAGTTTTTAATACGGTACCTCGTTAGGTAATGATTGAgctaaataaatgattaactAGCTTTGTGTTCCTCTTCAATGAGTATTGAGGCTAGAAATATAAATAAGGGTCCCAGGACTATGGACCGCACTCAGCAAGCAGTTTTTGTGGAGACGAATATAAAATGGAGTGTGTAGTcctcctgctgttgttggtttcAGGCAGCCTGTGCAATGGGAATTACAACCACCTGGGGACTGGGACCAGCCTGGCAGTATGTCAACCTGACACCTGCGCCCTGCTCAGCGAGGTGGCAGCCATGAGGGAGAAGATGGCAGCCACGACACAGACGCAGAGCAGGCTTGAACAAACCCTCAGCACCATGATGCAGAAAATGGCCACAGTCGAATCCAACATGCAGTTCTACAAGAGCCAGGTCGAGGAGCTCTCAAAGGTAAACCAGGctcaggaggagcagctgaaggCACTCAAAGACATCACATCTGCAAACAAGTCAAAGGTGGCTTTCACCGTGGCTTTAGGACGCTTCATTGGTCCATTTCAACAGAGCACACCAGTGAAATACCAAACAATCCTCTCCAACATCGGCAGTGGCTACAATCCCGCCACTGGCATCTTCACCGCCAGGGTCCAGGGGATGTACTACTTCAGATTCACCATGTACAACAACAACTCTGGACAGCCCAACTCAGTGGTGGCACTGATGAGGAACAGCCAGAGGTTGGTGTATACATGGGACACTACGGGCTCAGATAACCACGACAGTGCATCGAACGCAGCAGTGGTGCAACTGGAGGCTGGAGACAGCGTGTTTGTGCAGCTCGAGGCAACCAGAGTGCTCTACGACGACAGCAACAACTACAACACCTTCAGTGGTTTCCTGCTCTTCACCTTGTGATGAACTGCATCATCTGAATGTGTAATATGTAACACTTCCACATTAAATTGTCTAATCACAAGACTTTTGTTATAAATTTTGAGTTGTGTGCCgacattatccaaaatgtttccaacaatgttttaATCCgtaattttacttaaaataaagCTGTGTTTCAATTGGTCACCGTCACTGTAACTCCcggggaaacatcagatgatacgtcagagagtgaggcaGGAAGTTGGCGAACATGACTAAACACAATGTAAATTAAACTTAAATACATTTCCTCATTTCGGACCATTTCTGCCTGACTCATGTCAAACAGACTTTGATCGGCACTGGTCATTGTTTTACAATGAAGGCAACAACTCCCACGCTACTTCATCACATCAACAAACTAtgtctgttgttttcattgttttgactgagacacacagaaaatacatattATGCATTTAAATTATGCACAACACAATAAGTACAGCTGGTTAATCTGTCCTATTACGTTGTCAAATACAAATCAGTTTGAacttttttgttcatttgtcgTACAAGAAGAATATAATGACTTAAATGACAATaactgaaatatataaaaacttATTGATGTCCTGTTTTGATTATGTGAGCAACAGGTGTGGTAGGTGAAACTTACCAAAGAGATTGGGTGAGTCTTCAACTTTGTCCATGGTATCTGCGAACAATAACAGAAACAGCGGCTTAGCTTTTTTAGCCTCAGCCAATGCCAGCCAATGGGAGctgcaaaattaaattaaatgcaacCAAACTGCCCAGAATTAAATCAAGCCAAAATGGCAGGCGAGGTAGCTTGAgatgaaggaagaaaaaaagaaatcaatgagCCTAGCCTGAGTGGCAGTTTGCTCCATTCAGCTCCGGAGCTCCATTAATCCTCAACACGCAGCCTCTTGATTCATGTCCGTGTCACATTATACAGCAAAAGAGATTAAATGCTTATGTTCATGTGCAGTTTTTCCCCCACAGAGCGACTTGTTCTTTGAGACGTCATAAATCACAAAGTGTGAAAATACATAGCATTCACGGCTGTAATTGAATTAGAGACACAGGCCTCTGTCAGGAGGGGCCAGTAGGGGTTACTAGCTCAGGCCTGTCACTCCGAGTCATCAAGGCAAAAACATTTACTGACGTTTGACTCAGTGTGGGCATTTATGGGGAACCAATAAAgcaacttttatttaatttgtgtgtgaCGGTCGTTTAAAATGACGTGGCGAGAGTGTTGGGACTAGCTCCTCTgtaacaggaagacacaaagaagaaaTGGTGATATACGCGAGGAAGTAAGATACAgatctctgttctctgtttttttctttttttttttactactttaaCAGCGGACAATGCATGCAGTGCCACAGCTCCACCGTTCACTGAGAAATCTAATGCTCCACATACGTCTACTGTAAATGATTTGGGTATTATGTTTGCAATATTGCTTAGTCGAGTAAATATAACAGGCTTCAGGAAGACAGCAAAGGAAAGCTTGTGACAAGTAAAATGGAGACTCAAATGTGTACTCGGAAGTGTAAAGATAAGGTTGAGATATTATGTGAAAAGAAcaaggaggaaaagagagaaaaaagctgaggtggaggaggaacagaggaggtggaaaGTGGACCTTGGTCTGAATAGTCCAGTCACGAAGCAAACTACGCAGTTCCATTCACTGTTTCCAGGGTGTGTCAGAGTCTGCCCTTATAAATGGTACTTTGCTGGCGACCGTGACTGCGTGAGGGGCATCAGACAGCTCCAGCAGGACGGAAGATAAGTGTTAACTGGCAACTGCTGTGTCATGACTGAAGTGCCAGCCTGTCTGTATTCATACACAGAAGATATTTGTGCAGTTTTCCTTTAGTTTAGGCCTGAAATAACACTGTGTAAATTAGTTTTGTACATCATTTTAAATATCATAAACAATCAGGGAAGtggtagcagcagcagtaactcTGGTGTTCTGCAATGTATAATTACTGTTTTTGGCAAAGGAGTTTGGTAGCTATGGAGAGAGTTATACAACAGCTTAGGCTCCCTGTCAGAAATGGCTATGTGTCGGCATGTTAGAGCTctgaaaatattctaaatataatGCATACTTAAactgatattgatttttttttaaggtggTTAAAATGGGTTTTGCTGCTGCGCCCGTCTACAGCATCTTACTTAACTTCTGTGCCGCTGCTTCTCCAAGCTGCGGGCATGCCGACCGCCATCTACAATACACTGACTGTAGCTAAGTAGCTCATACAAACCCATTccaaaaaaatccaaactaaACCTTTAAATATGAAACTTAGCTTAGTTTCCCTTTAAGACTtgaaacagaggaagacagcTAGCTGGGTTCTGTctgaaggtaacaaaatctgccacCTGCATCtccaaagtgtaaaaacaacaatttgttgttttatagaAGGTTACGTGCCAGACTTTTTCTTGGCTCTGAGCAGTTGCCGGGCAACTAGCAAAGGAAGTTACTGTGTCTAGCCAAGAAAAGAGGCACATAACcacctgtaaaaccacaaattgttgttgttagctAAGCTATCAAGCTGCTGGATGTAGCTTCTTATCATGTAACTCACATACTCTCTTCCCataatgttgaactattcctttaaaaatgtactaatcTAACATGTGACAGTGTTCTTCACCCTGATGGCGGCCTTGTTGCAGCACACGCGGTTGATGGCCAGCCAGGTGGGCAGGTCCAGCAGGCTCTGCAGAACCTCCTCGTCCAGCTCCAGGTTGGTCAGCTGGCCCTCCCCCTTCAGCGTGCTCAGGTTGATCTTGTCCGGCGACAGGTTCTTAGCAAACCTGCAAGACACAGACGAGAAGCACTGCTTTGAGCCGGGGAATATTTATAGAGACAAGTTCTTGGCAAAGCGACAGGCTGGACAGAGAAAACCCCAACTGTTAGGCTTTGTGTGAACAGAGGGGGTGCCTTTCCAAAGCAACACACACTTCACTCTTTCaataacatgtttaaaatagtTTGTCATGAAAACCAGCCAATATTGTTTACTGGGAGCCATTTTCAAACAAGCACAAAAAAGCATTAATTTTAGAATGAATCATATTTCAGAACCAAACACGTCCTCTTAATAGCACACTATGTTTGTGCACAGCAAGGACAAACTGTACTCCATCCTCACAATAAGCGCCAACGCTCGACTTTACTTCACAGATATGAGTCAGGAATGGttggctgcacaattaattgaaatattatcaaaatcgtAACATAGCCaggtgcaatatccaaatcgcaaaatgtgacaaaacagtaTTATAATGAAGTAGTGGTGCTGCAGAGCGCTCCTGACCTGCAAATCTTGTACTCCAGGTGTAAGAAAACGTGTTTGTTTGACACGgaaccaacaaatgtcacatcatcatgattgcAGAagttttttcagtaaaaatgaaaattatgatACAAAAATGAATTTTCTGATTCATCATAAATGAAACCACAATAATATCCGTTGAAATAATcccaatatgatttttttaaccaTATCGTGCGGCCCTTGATTCATTATTGATACAACCTCACTGTCATGCACTGACAGTATGTTGTAGTGATTCTGTGTGTTCAGTCTATTTGCGCTTCAGCTTAAGTAAATAGACTTGAACATACAAACTAGATGACCTAATTCGTTTCTGCCCTTACAGTTTGATTATTGGTTAATAGTTAGCAGAGTGACCAGATCCTAAATGGTTTATTGACCTGTGCACCAGTCTAATAGAACCTCTTAGAACAGGGATAGTATTGATTTCACATTCTCGAGCTGTCAAGAGCCACTCAGCCTTGATCCTGTGGCATGTAGAGGTGCAGAACACCGGTTTTTAAactataaaatgtttaaaatcccGAGAAATTTTGGTTTCTGGTTGCAATGCAGTGAGACAAAAAATAGCTCTTGAGTAGCATCAGATCTAAGCCAGGAAAGAGTATTTTAATAAACAGAAtcacttcattttaaaacacacataagcAGTACAGGTAGGCTTAACCTTGGTACCTACTGTAGTTAATCTCTCACACACTTAAAGTGTGTATCTGAAAGTAGGCCAGATCAAAGCTCAGTTTAACAACTAACACATATTCCCGACAGAGAGACCTGATTATCATGGCCATAACCAAAGATGTATTATTTTACTGCCCTACTAATTTAGATATACCCTGTAAGGAAGGTGTGTGCTCATAAAACCTCATATAactttataatatataatttgaAGTTTTTCCACATCAGTGGCAGTGCAATACCTGATTTTTTGGCACTGATATAACAATTCTTATTTTTGGGGTAAAGGAATAATAAAGTCAATATAAAGCTCAAACTAGGGCAGGATCCGTAAAGATGAAATTTGGGGCACTTGGGTATAGTAAAAGCTTTTAATGAGGTTGAAAACTTATTTTTGGTTCCTTCCTTACTTGTAGGATGATCCATTATATTCTTCTCAGGatacacttttcttttttttcatttttca belongs to Pagrus major chromosome 14, Pma_NU_1.0 and includes:
- the LOC141008099 gene encoding complement C1q-like protein 2 — encoded protein: MECVVLLLLLVSGSLCNGNYNHLGTGTSLAVCQPDTCALLSEVAAMREKMAATTQTQSRLEQTLSTMMQKMATVESNMQFYKSQVEELSKVNQAQEEQLKALKDITSANKSKVAFTVALGRFIGPFQQSTPVKYQTILSNIGSGYNPATGIFTARVQGMYYFRFTMYNNNSGQPNSVVALMRNSQRLVYTWDTTGSDNHDSASNAAVVQLEAGDSVFVQLEATRVLYDDSNNYNTFSGFLLFTL